In Euphorbia lathyris chromosome 10, ddEupLath1.1, whole genome shotgun sequence, a single genomic region encodes these proteins:
- the LOC136208418 gene encoding uncharacterized protein: METPSSTRRLTRSQTIAALNNTNISSSEDKGSVAKSRRRIGGNSNNEQDRCALIDITNDSPIVGVALVSRSETPLSGMMNKQRSNRSKMIMTPGSGEALLRGQVKALLQKVEEEGGEISKISLENRPFLHLQGFVNSPTGLLAPTPANTPQILNLSGDDDGGNINGGSSASITPLPVIEEQLKICQVVGEMFDESQKSVTRSLLLDFSEKSDSLSSVSVVTTDEDSGSNWSIQVNASTHDEEDVEEEEEEEYFEEDWIDEVCEGVGKISIESKFEGKYKKFEYDSDDEIIVEEGANVLHLKGVPTPKGKHVRFPID, translated from the exons aTGGAAACTCCATCGTCAACTAGAAGACTCACAAGATCTCAGACAATCGCTGCTCTTAACAATACCAACATCTCAA GTTCAGAAGATAAGGGATCAGTAGcgaaatcaagaagaagaattgGAGGAAATTCAAATAATGAGCAAGATAGGTGTGCGCTTATTGATATAACAAATGATTCCCCAATTGTCGGGGTTGCTCTGGTAAGTCGGTCTGAGACTCCATTATCAGGGATGATGAATAAACAGAGAAGCAATAGAAGTAAGATGATTATGACACCTGGATCCGGAGAGGCATTGTTAAGGGGGCAAGTTAAAGCCCTATTGCAGAAAGTTGAAGAAGAAGGAGGGGAAATTTCAAAGATTTCATTGGAGAATCGTCCCTTTCTTCATCTTCAAGGGTTTGTTAATTCTCCAACCGGACTTCTTGCCCCTACTCCGGCTAATACACCACAGATACTTAATCTCTCTGGAGATGATGATGGTGGCAACATTAATGGCGGCTCTAGTGCCTCTATCACGCCTCTGCCTGTGATTGAAGAACAATTGAAGATTTGTCAG GTGGTGGGGGAAATGTTTGATGAGTCTCAAAAGAGTGTGACAAGATCATTATTGCTGGATTTCTCAGAGAAATCTGATTCATTATCATCAGTTTCAGTGGTGACAACAGATGAGGATAGTGGTTCTAATTGGTCAATTCAAGTGAATGCAAGCACTCATGATGAAGAAGATgtggaggaggaagaggaagaggagtATTTTGAGGAAGACTGGATTGATGAAGTGTGTGAAGGAGTAGGGAAGATAAGTATTGAATCAAAGTTTGAAGGGAAGTATAAGAAGTTTGAGTATGACAGTGATGATGAGATTATTGTAGAAGAAGGGGCAAATGTTTTGCATTTGAAAGGAGTGCCTACTCCTAAAGGAAAGCATGTGCGATTTCCAATTGATTGA